The following proteins are co-located in the Hydractinia symbiolongicarpus strain clone_291-10 chromosome 7, HSymV2.1, whole genome shotgun sequence genome:
- the LOC130648824 gene encoding 60S ribosomal protein L13a-like, translated as MAFEKVIVIDASTHMMGRLASVIAKCILQGQRIVVVRCEDINISGNFYRNKLKVMDYLRKRMNTKPSKGPYHFRAPSKCLFKVVRGMIPHKTKRGMEALNRLKVFDGIPHPYDRMKRMVVPSALRVLKLKPGRKYCRLGRLSSETGWKYEGVVKALEERRKAKAQVYYQAKKNALKLRAEAEKQVA; from the exons ATGGCCTTTGAAAAAGTCATTGTCATTGATGCTTCAACCCATATGATGGGAAGGCTGGCATCTGTTATAGCCAAGTGTATTTTGCAAGGACAACGCATTGTTGTTGTGCGATGTGAGGATATCAACATCAGTGGTAATTTTTACCG taacAAGCTGAAGGTTATGGATTACTTAAGAAAGCGAATGAATACGAAGCCATCCAAGGGGCCATATCATTTCCGTGCCCCCAGCAAATGCTTGTTCAAAGTTGTCCGCGGAATGATCCCACACAAAACTAAACGTGGCATGGAAGCTCTTAACCGCCTAAAAGTTTTTGATGGTATTCCCCATCCTTATGACAGAATGAAGAGAATGGTTGTGCCATCTGCACTTAGAGTTTTAAAACTCAAACCAG GTCGTAAATATTGCAGACTTGGACGACTTAGCTCAGAAACTGGATGGAAATATGAGGGTGTCGTCAAAGCCCTTGAAGAAAGGCGAAAAGCTAAAGCTCAAGTTTATTACCAAGCTAAAAAGAACGCTTTGAAACTACGTGCTGAGGCTGAAAAACAAGTTGCATAA
- the LOC130649318 gene encoding uncharacterized protein LOC130649318, with translation MWSSQHREGKTLVVDILWILFLILKYSLMSVEKMYAFLIGRPQHCQQMYEKSAEVCTIWFFHRRPPCLDELFTGDFIHTHERYDHPNIILNDSVTLFRITREHAIFVDCEDYDVFNSKNGPFAFPLQGVNARKVIYLPLSSFHKISKDITLPNVPIIHLAHHGRCGSTVVTKVFEAIPHSLSISETYAFTDIAYVSHCGTHDRDTLKSLCFSALMCTLKHANTRKSSIIFFKCQSTVVFVLDILMEAVPEIKCVYMHRDPVPYVRSYEKLMIMNNWSLSNIKTLQCLVGIGQHSIVNGERSRSPDYLKNLSIFSKLSLTWISKWIAYKNLCAKGYAIKSLKYEELLGEPYQVLIQIFTFMNLSKYLVPNDLTHVMSNDSQADSIFSSRTKTNDLNGRCRSLTAELKEEVNKLCDDFNTPRFWK, from the exons ATGTGGAGCAGCCAACATCGAG AGGGAAAGACTCTTGTCGTTGATATTTTATGGATTCTTTTCTTGATATTAAAGTATTCGCTGATGTCGGTTGAAAAAATGTACGCATTTCTGATTGGTCGCCCGCAGCATTGTCAACAGATGTATGAGAAAAGCGCTGAGGTGTGTACAATTTGGTTTTTCCACAGGCGTCCTCCATGCTTAGACGAACTGTTCACAGGAGATTTCATACACACTCACGAACGATACGACCATCCAAACATTATTTTAAACGATAGCGTAACACTATTTAGAATAACGAGAGAGCATGCAATTTTTGTTGATTGTGAAGACTATGATGTCTTCAACTCTAAAAATGGCCCCTTCGCGTTTCCTCTCCAAGGTGTTAACGCTCGAAAAGTCATCTATTTACCTCTTTCTTCAttccacaaaatttcaaaagataTAACTCTACCCAACGTACCGATTATTCATTTGGCACACCATGGAAGATGTGGTTCTACGGTTGTTACCAAGGTCTTTGAAGCCATTCCGCATTCGTTATCCATATCTGAAACGTACGCGTTTACAGATATTGCATACGTCTCCCATTGTGGAACACACGATCGCGACACGTTAAAATCTCTGTGTTTCAGCGCTCTCATGTGCACGTTAAAGCATGCAAACACGAGAAAGTCATCAATAATCTTCTTTAAATGCCAGAGTACCGTTGTATTTGTTTTGGATATCCTGATGGAAGCCGTTCCAGAAATAAAATGCGTTTATATGCACAGAGATCCAGTGCCCTACGTCAGATCCTACGAGAAGCTAATGATAATGAACAACTGGTCATTATCcaatataaaaactttgcagTGTCTTGTCGGGATTGGTCAACATAGCATAGTAAATGGCGAAAGATCTCGTTCACCAGATTATTTGAAAAATCTCTCAATATTTTCTAAACTGTCGCTGACATGGATTTCAAAATGGATTGCGTATAAGAACTTGTGTGCTAAGGGATACGCTATTAAATCGCTAAAATACGAAGAGTTATTGGGAGAGCCATATCAAGTTTTGATCCaaattttcacatttatgaATCTATCAAAATATCTCGTCCCGAATGATCTTACACACGTTATGTCGAATGATTCTCAAGCTGATTCCATCTTTTCTTCTCGTACTAAAACAAACGATTTGAATGGACGTTGTAGATCTCTCACAGCCGAATTAAAGGAGGAAGTGAATAAGCTGTGTGATGATTTTAACACGCCAAGATTTTGGAAGTGA
- the LOC130649063 gene encoding intraflagellar transport protein 27 homolog, with protein MPEEKKKLNFRGKCVICGDSTVGKSALTQVYCSDGAQYPKTYLMTTGVDLVVKSVNIPETPHTVEMFLYDTAGKDVFQDIVDAHLQNVEMAIFVYDVTNQASYDNIRSWHKKVEAANSGKLFGVLVANKCDLTDRQVVSNEMGEDLASQLQMKIFHTSAKEMHDVESPFQQVVADFFTACADTSSL; from the exons atgccagaagaaaagaaaaaattaaattttcgtgGCAAGTGTGTAATATGTG GTGATTCAACTGTTGGTAAAAGTGCTTTAACACAAGTTTACTGTAGTGATGGCGCACAGTATCCGAAAACATATTTAATG ACAACTGGTGTTGATCTAGTCGTAAAAAGTGTCAATATACCCGAAACACCGCACACTGTTGAAATGTTTCTGTACGATACAGCTGGTAAAGATGTTTTTCAAGATATTGTTGATGCACAT TTACAAAACGTGGAAATGGCGATCTTTGTTTACGATGTCACTAATCAGGCGTCGTATGATAACATTAGAAGTTGGCATAAGAAAGTGGAAGCAGCTAATTCTGGAAAGTTATTTG GTGTTCTCGTAGCTAACAAATGTGATTTAACAGATCGTCAGGTTGTGTCAAATGAAATGGGAGAAGATCTTGCTTCGCAGttgcaaatgaaaatttttcacACATCTGCA aaagagATGCATGATGTGGAATCACCCTTCCAACAAGTGGTCGCTGATTTCTTTACTGCATGTGCTGACACGTCTTCTTTGTAA
- the LOC130649062 gene encoding uncharacterized protein C2orf73 homolog, protein MSTSLPCLMTRKKKIPGTKTFDAEKVLADFTPGLSTQPSSYRSTYYSKKKCSAPVAGKTKRNNSNNVCFLYENPRFINEPICFANSKETSPNQAMWWPDSVPVDQKPNPAYKKDTVNRSDYAIFTNAPPGLTRFGCNKNMLKTAQGIVPTGSDKPLIAKEKISYEHQFDCRQNRRERGKLHGSFVWKPISDRHIQERIRLRLKQQNSNIFD, encoded by the exons ATGAGTACAAGTTTACCATGTCTTATGAcacgaaaaaagaaaattccaGGCACAAAAAC cTTTGATGCAGAGAAAGTTTTGGCAGATTTCACCCCAGGTTTATCAACTCAACCCTCATCATACAGAAGTACAtattactcaaaaaagaaatgttctGCTCCAGTGGCTGGTAAAACGAAAAGAAATAACTCAAATAATGTttgctttttatatgaaaacCCACGTTTTATAAATGAACCAATATGCTTTGCTAATTCAAAAGAGACTTCACCAAACCAAGCTATGTGGTGGCCGGATTCTGTACCAGTTGATCAAAAGCCCAACCCTGCTTATAAAAAAGACACTGTTAATAGATCAGATTATGCAATCTTTACCAATGCTCCTCCTGGCCTTACTCGATTTGGATGCaataaaaacatgttgaaaacaGCACAAGGTATTGTTCCAACTGGTAGTGACAAGCCTTTAATTGCAAAGGAGAAAATATCTTATGAGCATCAATTTGATTGTCGACAGAACAGAAGGGAGAGAGGGAAACTTCATGGCAGTTTTGTGTGGAAGCCTATTTCTGATCGCCATATTCAAGAAAGGATTAGACTTAGATTAAAACAGCAGAATAGTAATATTTTTGATTGA